A part of Fundulus heteroclitus isolate FHET01 chromosome 23, MU-UCD_Fhet_4.1, whole genome shotgun sequence genomic DNA contains:
- the LOC118557519 gene encoding uncharacterized protein LOC118557519, translating into MNQNTMSYLNVNKCSSEDSLKMILLWVTLLLLHQGCALLPVITVELGEAATLACDLPDNKDRSGKLSWYRQTVGDTLELVVTFVNHANPTYGPAYSDSRMNYSHSDKTSNLTILKAAHEDEGMYHCAFIDWSQNIWHGTYLLIKGNTVGTSNYRVVQSSTVSNSLHPVEYVTLQCSVLSDFESKTCSGDLSVFWFRSNNSDTDIIYIDGNKMDRCHKKTDQTRCVYNFSKNISSSDAGTYYCAVATCGEILFGNGTKLEAEPTADAEFPVLGISVSCLIISLIINTVFICFKTPRATCKQSEVVESASSQERRMNLSQQNDHSNEDGQDLNYAALHLTAGKARRGKKFNESEDSVYSHIKL; encoded by the exons ATGAATCAGAACACCATGTCCTACTTAAATGTGAACAAGTGCTCAAGCGAAGACAGTCTTAAAATGATCCTGTTGTGGGTCACACTTCTTCTCCTTCATCAAGGAT GTGCTTTGCTTCCAGTGATCACAGTTGAACTTGGTGAAGCAGCAACACTTGCATGTGATTTGCCTGATAATAAAGATAGAAGTGGTAAACTTTCCTGGTACAGGCAAACTGTGGGAGATACTCTGGAACTAGTTGTAACATTTGTGAATCATGCAAATCCCACGTACGGACCAGCTTATTCTGACTCAAGAATGAACTATTCACATAGTGACAAAACGAGCAACCTAACAATTTTAAAAGCAGCTCACGAAGATGAAGGAATGTATCACTGTGCTTTCATCGACTGGAGCCAAAATATTTGGCATGGCACCTACTTGTTAATTAAAG GAAACACTGTGGGAACATCAAACTACAGAGTAGTTCAGAGCTCCACGGTATCAAATTCTCTCCATCCAGTGGAATATGTGACTCTACAGTGTTCGGTCCTCTCAGACTTCGAGAGCAAGACGTGTTCAGGGGATCTTAGTGTCTTCTGGTTCAGATCAAATAACTCTGACACAGATATCATCTACATTGATGGAAACAAAATGGACAGATGTCACAAGAAAACTGATCAGACTAGATGCGTATATAACTTCTCTAAGAACATCAGCTCCTCTGATGCTGGGACATATTATTGTGCCGTGGCCACATGCGGAGAGATTCTGTTTGGAAATGGAACCAAGCTAGAAGCTG AGCCAACAGCAGACGCTGAATTCCCTGTACTAGGGATATCTGTATCCTGTTTAATCATTTCACTGATCATAAATACTGTTTTCATCTGTTTCAAAACTCCAAGAGCAACATGTAAACAATCTGAAG TAGTAGAAAGTGCCTCTTCACAAGAAAGAAGGATGAACTTGAGCCAGCAAAATGATCATTCT AATGAAGATGGCCAGGATCTTAACTATGCTGCACTGCACTTGACTGCTGGTAAAgctagaagaggaaaaaaatttaatgagTCGGAGGACAGCGTGTATTCCCATATTAAACTCTAA